The Pseudomonas fluorescens nucleotide sequence AGGTGGACCCTGGCGCAGCGTGGGGATTCCATTACCAGCTTTGTCGAAGTGTGTAGGATCACTGTCACCCTCATTTGCTGATCGAGTCGCGCCATGCAATTGACCCACCGCCCCGTCCAACCCCAGGACATCGCAGCCATCTGCTGCTTCCCCCAAGGCCCGGACGAGCTGTTCTACATGTTCCCCAAGGCCAAGTACCCGCTGACACCCGCGCAACTGAGCGAGGCTATCGCCCAGCGCAGCAGCTCCACTGTGGTCGAGGGCGACGGTACGGTGCTGGCCTTTGCCAACTTCTACAAGGCCGAACATGGCGGCGTATGTGCCCTCGGCAATGTGGTGGTGGCCCCCGCCGCGCGCGGTCATGGCGTGGCGCGTTATCTGGTGCAGAGCATGATCGAGCTGGCTCGCAGCCAGTTCGAGGCGCGCGAGGTGCAGGTGTCGTGTTTCAACAGCAATGCCGCCGGGCTGCTGCTTTATCCACAGCTGGGCTTTAAACCTTTTGCCATCGAGGAGCGCCAGGGCCCTGGCAATACC carries:
- a CDS encoding GNAT family N-acetyltransferase, giving the protein MQLTHRPVQPQDIAAICCFPQGPDELFYMFPKAKYPLTPAQLSEAIAQRSSSTVVEGDGTVLAFANFYKAEHGGVCALGNVVVAPAARGHGVARYLVQSMIELARSQFEAREVQVSCFNSNAAGLLLYPQLGFKPFAIEERQGPGNTRVALVQMKQAL